From Streptomyces sp. TLI_053, a single genomic window includes:
- a CDS encoding DUF2382 domain-containing protein — MADRAGGPAVVLREFRRITALEERVQTDIDPRDLIGHKAVDRNGDKIGTIDEVYLDDATGRPEWAAVRTGIFGRDAFVPLTTSEFSGEELRVPYDKSLVKESPDFGVGQHLSPAQELQLYRYYGLDTPVDGRPSAGDGSGSEPADLDFGTTADRGTAAGTAAVGAAAANATGTTNGTTNGTTNGIGATNGTGTAHPAKPLGLHQSPTPVPSPAADLGKPSDPAPEAPVRTLATPLPTTTTPAAPHQAAEPRPHTPAAPSVAPAGPAADTAHPGTGPAASSPSGPVEITCREERLDITTEWHVLGTAKLRKYVTSEPVERRVAVVRERVRVERIPVGDAERAALSEKEIAEAVEEVTLREERPVVRKYLAPIERVRLVVERYTAEEVVRDELRREHVEVHDNTAAASTPVPSAAHAPARQAAHPAVEDQARPAPLRPLA, encoded by the coding sequence GTGGCGGACCGGGCGGGCGGGCCGGCCGTCGTCCTGCGGGAGTTCCGCAGGATCACCGCACTGGAGGAAAGAGTGCAGACCGACATCGACCCCCGGGACCTCATCGGCCACAAGGCGGTCGACCGCAACGGGGACAAGATCGGCACCATCGACGAGGTGTATCTCGACGACGCCACCGGCCGACCCGAGTGGGCGGCCGTGCGGACCGGCATCTTCGGCCGGGACGCCTTCGTCCCCCTGACCACGAGCGAGTTCTCCGGCGAGGAGCTGCGGGTGCCGTACGACAAGTCCCTGGTGAAGGAATCACCGGACTTCGGCGTCGGCCAGCACCTGTCGCCCGCCCAGGAGCTTCAGCTCTACCGCTACTACGGGCTGGACACCCCGGTGGACGGCCGGCCGTCGGCGGGTGACGGCTCGGGCTCGGAACCGGCCGACCTCGACTTCGGCACCACCGCCGACCGGGGCACGGCAGCCGGCACGGCCGCGGTGGGCGCGGCCGCCGCCAACGCCACGGGCACCACCAACGGCACCACCAACGGCACCACCAACGGCATCGGCGCGACCAACGGCACGGGCACCGCGCATCCGGCCAAGCCGCTCGGCCTCCACCAGTCCCCCACTCCCGTCCCGAGCCCGGCCGCCGACCTCGGCAAGCCGTCCGACCCCGCCCCGGAGGCCCCCGTGCGGACCCTCGCCACGCCCCTGCCCACCACCACGACACCCGCCGCGCCCCACCAGGCCGCCGAGCCGCGCCCGCACACCCCGGCGGCCCCGTCGGTCGCCCCGGCCGGCCCCGCCGCGGACACCGCGCACCCCGGGACCGGCCCCGCCGCCTCCTCCCCGAGCGGCCCGGTGGAGATCACCTGCCGCGAGGAGCGCCTGGACATCACCACCGAGTGGCATGTGCTGGGCACCGCGAAGCTGCGCAAGTACGTCACCAGCGAGCCGGTGGAACGGCGGGTCGCGGTGGTCCGCGAACGGGTCCGGGTCGAGCGGATCCCGGTCGGGGACGCGGAGCGGGCCGCGCTCAGCGAGAAGGAGATCGCCGAGGCGGTGGAGGAGGTGACCCTCCGCGAGGAGCGCCCGGTGGTCCGCAAGTACCTGGCACCGATCGAGCGGGTCCGTCTGGTGGTCGAGCGGTACACCGCCGAGGAGGTGGTCCGGGACGAGCTGCGCCGCGAGCACGTCGAGGTCCACGACAACACGGCGGCGGCTTCGACCCCGGTGCCGTCGGCCGCCCACGCGCCGGCCCGTCAGGCCGCCCACCCGGCGGTCGAGGACCAGGCCCGCCCGGCCCCGCTGCGGCCGCTCGCCTGA
- a CDS encoding MFS transporter, with protein sequence MSEAPQPTTTTEKQSSARVLPALILAMLSFSVVQTAVVPILPSLAKELSVSGSSITWLMTANLLSAAVLTPLLGRFGDLRGRKPMLLISLAGLVAGSALAVSTHSFTWLVVARVLQGAGGGVLPLAISIVRDELPKQKVTGGVAAISASMGVGSGLGLVATGLLLEHWSYKSIFWMGLAFGLLAIALVAFRVPSDPVTDKEGGADPLGAITLAGWLSALLVAVSQGNHWGWTSTKTLGLFAVAAVVALIWGVIEVKVKHPLVDMKMMSRPAVAFTNLAGLLIGFGMYGSFMVISNFAQTPEKFAHYGFTATVLHAGVMLLPSALGSMVAAPIGAVLIARRGPRLPLVLGGVLGAVAMAYLAVRHSHEADIYLASAIFGLGIGLAFSAMPAYINGAVPVEQSGIANGMNAVLRTVGGAIGTAVMAAILTGDTMKLPIPIALPTLDAYKHAFWTAAVVCIVAGAVPFLIRTVRPTTAVASGNTTADLTSGREPVKTDA encoded by the coding sequence GTGAGTGAGGCACCACAGCCCACCACCACGACCGAGAAGCAGAGCAGCGCCCGGGTCCTGCCGGCCCTCATCCTGGCGATGCTGTCGTTCAGCGTGGTGCAGACCGCGGTCGTTCCGATCCTGCCCTCGCTCGCCAAGGAACTGAGCGTCTCCGGCTCCAGCATCACCTGGCTGATGACGGCCAACCTGCTGTCCGCCGCCGTGCTCACCCCGCTGCTCGGCCGCTTCGGCGACCTGCGCGGCCGCAAGCCGATGCTGCTGATCTCGCTCGCCGGCCTGGTCGCGGGCTCCGCACTCGCCGTCTCGACCCACTCCTTCACCTGGCTGGTCGTCGCCCGCGTGCTCCAGGGCGCCGGCGGTGGCGTGCTCCCGCTGGCCATCAGCATCGTCCGCGACGAGCTGCCCAAGCAGAAGGTGACCGGCGGCGTCGCCGCCATCAGCGCCTCGATGGGCGTCGGCAGCGGCCTCGGCCTGGTCGCCACCGGCCTGCTGCTGGAGCACTGGAGCTACAAGTCGATCTTCTGGATGGGCCTGGCCTTCGGCCTGCTCGCGATCGCCCTGGTCGCCTTCCGGGTGCCCAGCGACCCGGTCACCGACAAGGAGGGCGGTGCCGACCCGCTCGGCGCCATCACCCTGGCCGGCTGGCTCTCCGCCCTCCTGGTCGCCGTCAGCCAGGGCAACCACTGGGGCTGGACCTCCACCAAGACCCTCGGCCTGTTCGCCGTCGCCGCCGTGGTCGCGCTGATCTGGGGCGTCATCGAGGTCAAGGTCAAGCACCCGCTGGTCGACATGAAGATGATGTCCCGCCCGGCCGTCGCCTTCACCAACCTGGCCGGCCTGCTCATCGGCTTCGGCATGTACGGCTCGTTCATGGTGATCAGCAACTTCGCCCAGACCCCGGAGAAGTTCGCCCACTACGGCTTCACCGCCACCGTGCTGCACGCCGGTGTGATGCTGCTGCCCTCCGCCCTCGGCTCGATGGTCGCCGCCCCGATCGGCGCCGTGCTGATCGCCCGCCGCGGCCCGCGCCTGCCGCTGGTCCTCGGTGGCGTCCTCGGCGCCGTCGCGATGGCCTACCTGGCCGTGCGGCACAGCCACGAGGCCGACATCTACCTCGCCTCGGCCATCTTCGGCCTCGGCATCGGCCTCGCCTTCTCGGCGATGCCCGCCTACATCAACGGCGCCGTCCCGGTCGAGCAGAGCGGCATCGCCAACGGCATGAACGCCGTGCTGCGCACCGTCGGCGGCGCGATCGGCACCGCCGTCATGGCCGCCATCCTCACCGGCGACACCATGAAGCTGCCGATCCCGATCGCGCTGCCCACCCTGGACGCGTACAAGCACGCGTTCTGGACCGCCGCCGTGGTCTGCATCGTGGCCGGCGCCGTCCCGTTCCTGATCCGCACCGTCCGGCCGACCACCGCGGTGGCCTCCGGCAACACGACGGCGGACCTCACCTCCGGCCGCGAGCCGGTCAAGACCGACGCCTGA
- a CDS encoding DUF5999 family protein codes for MCQHRPECPSAESEDREAAFTVACHPEQGWSLLCNGVLLFEDTGELLPDGRVIAPRRPVASAV; via the coding sequence ATGTGCCAGCACCGTCCTGAGTGTCCGTCGGCCGAGTCCGAGGACCGCGAGGCCGCCTTCACGGTGGCCTGCCACCCCGAGCAGGGGTGGAGCCTGCTCTGCAACGGAGTCCTGCTCTTCGAGGACACCGGCGAGCTGCTGCCCGACGGCCGGGTGATCGCCCCGCGCCGTCCGGTCGCCAGCGCGGTCTGA
- a CDS encoding glutamate--cysteine ligase, producing the protein MGEKVVATRAELSDRQMYRRKLQSCLEALGRMLREDRFDRPKAVMGLEIELNLADEQGLPVLNNAQVLTSIGSADFQTELGRFNIEVNIAPHRLGGHVFEELREEIDTGLRYADRRAGEAGARIVMVGILPTLELDHTGLDAMSHNQRYSLLSDQILAARGEDITLDIEGVERLELDSITMVAEAAATSLQLHLQVTPERFSSVWNAAQAICGPQLALGANSPFLFGRELWRETRPVLFQQACDTRSAELKAQGVRPITWFGERWVDSAYDLFEENLRYFPALLPICDDEDPAKVLASGGVPRLAEMRLHNGTIYRWNRPVYDVSGGVPHLRVENRALPAGPTVADTLANAAFYYGVVRVLAEQPRPIWTRLPFELADENFRQAARYGIDAVFQWPRSGRAGRGGGSTTVSAVDLVLNELLPMAHQGLDAWGVEPADRDRYLGIIEQRCLRRTNGAAWQSATFHRLREQYGTERPSALAAMTRRYMEHMRGGEPVHTWPVG; encoded by the coding sequence ATGGGCGAGAAGGTCGTGGCGACTCGAGCGGAACTGTCGGACCGGCAGATGTACCGCCGCAAGCTCCAGTCCTGCCTGGAGGCGCTCGGCCGGATGCTCCGCGAGGACCGCTTCGACCGTCCGAAGGCCGTGATGGGACTGGAGATCGAGCTCAATCTGGCCGACGAGCAGGGCCTTCCGGTGCTGAACAACGCGCAGGTGCTCACCTCGATCGGCTCCGCCGACTTCCAGACCGAGCTCGGCCGCTTCAACATCGAGGTCAACATCGCGCCGCACCGGCTCGGCGGGCACGTCTTCGAGGAGCTGCGCGAGGAGATCGACACCGGCCTGCGCTACGCCGACCGGAGGGCCGGGGAGGCCGGTGCCCGGATCGTGATGGTCGGCATCCTGCCGACCCTGGAGCTCGACCACACCGGGCTCGACGCGATGTCCCACAACCAGCGGTACAGCCTGCTCAGCGACCAGATCCTGGCCGCCCGCGGCGAGGACATCACCCTGGACATCGAGGGCGTGGAGCGGCTCGAACTGGACTCGATCACGATGGTCGCCGAGGCTGCCGCGACCTCGCTCCAGCTCCACCTCCAGGTGACCCCGGAGCGGTTCTCCTCGGTGTGGAACGCGGCCCAGGCGATCTGCGGGCCGCAGCTCGCGCTGGGAGCCAACTCGCCGTTCCTGTTCGGCCGGGAGCTGTGGCGGGAGACCCGGCCGGTGCTGTTCCAGCAGGCCTGCGACACCCGATCGGCGGAGCTCAAGGCCCAGGGCGTGCGGCCGATCACCTGGTTCGGCGAACGCTGGGTGGACTCGGCCTACGACCTGTTCGAGGAGAACCTGCGGTACTTCCCGGCGCTGCTTCCGATCTGCGACGACGAGGACCCGGCGAAGGTGCTGGCCTCCGGCGGGGTGCCGCGACTGGCCGAGATGCGGCTGCACAACGGCACCATCTACCGGTGGAACCGGCCGGTGTACGACGTCAGCGGCGGAGTGCCGCACCTGCGGGTGGAGAACCGGGCGCTGCCGGCCGGGCCGACCGTGGCCGACACGCTCGCCAACGCCGCCTTCTACTACGGCGTGGTGCGGGTACTGGCCGAGCAGCCCCGGCCGATCTGGACCAGGCTTCCGTTCGAGCTGGCCGACGAGAACTTCCGGCAGGCGGCCCGGTACGGCATCGACGCGGTCTTCCAGTGGCCGCGGTCCGGCCGGGCCGGTCGCGGCGGCGGGTCGACCACCGTCTCCGCCGTCGACCTGGTGCTCAACGAGCTGCTGCCGATGGCCCACCAGGGGCTGGACGCGTGGGGTGTGGAGCCGGCCGACCGGGACCGTTACCTCGGCATCATCGAGCAGCGCTGTCTGCGCAGGACCAACGGCGCGGCCTGGCAGAGCGCGACCTTCCACCGGCTGCGCGAGCAGTACGGGACGGAACGGCCGTCCGCGCTCGCGGCGATGACCCGGCGGTACATGGAGCACATGCGCGGCGGCGAGCCGGTGCACACCTGGCCGGTCGGGTAG
- the gcvP gene encoding aminomethyl-transferring glycine dehydrogenase produces MNAQPNSGRPTTPATLTELEQASPFENRHIGPDAAAQEKMLAHVGYGSLDELATAAVPEAIRSITALDLPGGRSEAQVLAELRELADRNSVLRSMIGLGYYGTFTPPVILRNVMENPAWYTAYTPYQPEISQGRLEALLNFQTLVADLTGLPTSGSSLLDEGTAAAEAMALARRVTKVKGGVFLVDADTLPQTVAVINTRAVPTGVEVVVADLSEGIPAEIAERGVFGVLLQYPGATGAVRDLAPVIEQAHGLGAIVAVAADLLALTLLKSPGSLGADIACGTSQRFGVPMGFGGPHAGYLAVRADYARSLPGRLVGVSVDTHGNRAYRLALQTREQHIRREKATSNICTAQVLLAVMASMYAVYHGPDGLADIARRTHRYAAALAEGLRAGGVELLHGEFFDTVTAVVPGRAAGIAAAARANGINVFQDGEDRISVSTDETTTREDLAGVWAAFGVEAVEVAEDADTLPAALLREDEYLTHPVFHSHRSETAMLRYLRRLSDRDYALDRGMIPLGSCTMKLNATTEMESVTWPEFGQLHPFAPVDQAAGFLTLIRGLEQQLVEVTGYDAVSIQPNAGSQGELAGLLAVRAYHHGNGDTQRDVCLIPSSAHGTNAASAVMAGMRVVVVKTLVDGDVDVEDLKAKIEQHRDNLSVLMVTYPSTHGVYETQITEICGLVHEAGGQVYVDGANLNALVGLAKPGKFGADVSHLNLHKTFCIPHGGGGPGVGPVAVRAHLAPYLPNHPLQAEAGPATGVGPISAAPWGSAGILPISWSYVRLMGGEGLKRATQVAVLNANYIAKRLAPHFPVLYTGPGGLVAHECIIDLRPLSKETGVTVDDIAKRLIDYGFHAPTMSFPVAGTLMIEPTESEDLYEIDRFCDAMIEIRAEIEKVGSGEWDADDNPLRNAPHTAATLAGDWAHGYSRQEAVFPAGVNPADKYWPPVGRIDGAYGDRNLVCSCPPMDEYGV; encoded by the coding sequence ATGAACGCCCAGCCGAACTCGGGACGCCCCACCACCCCCGCGACCCTCACCGAGCTCGAACAGGCCAGCCCCTTCGAGAACCGCCACATCGGCCCCGACGCCGCTGCGCAGGAGAAGATGCTGGCCCACGTCGGCTACGGCTCGCTGGACGAGCTGGCCACCGCCGCCGTCCCCGAGGCGATCCGCTCGATCACCGCGCTGGACCTGCCCGGCGGCCGCTCCGAGGCCCAGGTCCTGGCCGAGCTGCGCGAGCTGGCCGACCGCAACTCCGTCCTCCGGTCGATGATCGGTCTGGGCTACTACGGCACCTTCACCCCGCCGGTGATCCTCCGCAACGTGATGGAGAACCCGGCCTGGTACACCGCCTACACGCCCTACCAGCCGGAGATCTCGCAGGGCCGGCTGGAGGCGCTGCTCAACTTCCAGACCCTGGTCGCCGACCTGACCGGTCTGCCCACCTCCGGCTCCTCGCTGCTGGACGAGGGCACCGCGGCCGCCGAGGCGATGGCCCTGGCCCGCCGCGTCACCAAGGTCAAGGGCGGCGTCTTCCTGGTCGACGCCGACACGCTGCCGCAGACGGTCGCGGTGATCAACACCCGCGCCGTGCCGACCGGTGTCGAGGTCGTCGTCGCCGACCTGTCCGAGGGCATCCCGGCCGAGATCGCCGAGCGCGGCGTGTTCGGCGTGCTGCTCCAGTACCCGGGCGCGACCGGCGCGGTCCGCGACCTCGCCCCGGTGATCGAGCAGGCCCACGGTCTGGGCGCGATCGTCGCCGTCGCCGCCGACCTGCTCGCCCTCACCCTGCTGAAGTCCCCGGGCTCGCTCGGCGCCGACATCGCCTGCGGCACCTCGCAGCGCTTCGGCGTGCCGATGGGCTTCGGCGGCCCGCACGCCGGCTACCTCGCCGTGCGCGCCGACTACGCCCGCTCGCTGCCCGGCCGCCTGGTCGGCGTCTCCGTGGACACCCACGGCAACCGCGCCTACCGCCTGGCCCTGCAGACCCGCGAGCAGCACATCCGCCGCGAGAAGGCCACCAGCAACATCTGCACCGCCCAGGTGCTGCTCGCCGTGATGGCCTCGATGTACGCCGTCTACCACGGCCCCGACGGCCTGGCCGACATCGCCCGCCGCACCCACCGCTACGCCGCCGCGCTGGCCGAGGGCCTGCGGGCCGGCGGCGTCGAGCTGCTGCACGGCGAGTTCTTCGACACCGTCACCGCGGTCGTCCCGGGCCGCGCCGCCGGGATCGCCGCCGCCGCCCGCGCCAACGGCATCAACGTCTTCCAGGACGGCGAGGACCGGATCTCGGTCTCCACCGACGAGACCACCACCCGCGAGGACCTGGCGGGCGTCTGGGCCGCGTTCGGCGTCGAGGCCGTCGAGGTGGCGGAGGACGCCGACACCCTGCCGGCCGCGCTGCTGCGCGAGGACGAGTACCTGACCCACCCGGTCTTCCACAGTCACCGCTCCGAGACCGCCATGCTGCGCTACCTGCGCCGCCTGTCGGACCGGGACTACGCGCTGGACCGCGGCATGATCCCGCTGGGCTCCTGCACCATGAAGCTCAACGCGACCACCGAGATGGAGTCGGTGACCTGGCCGGAGTTCGGCCAGCTGCACCCCTTCGCGCCGGTCGACCAGGCCGCGGGCTTCCTCACCCTGATCCGCGGCCTGGAGCAGCAGCTGGTCGAGGTGACCGGCTACGACGCCGTCTCCATCCAGCCGAACGCCGGCTCCCAGGGCGAGCTCGCCGGTCTGCTGGCCGTCCGCGCCTACCACCACGGCAACGGCGACACCCAGCGCGACGTCTGCCTCATCCCGTCCTCCGCGCACGGAACCAACGCCGCCTCCGCGGTCATGGCCGGCATGCGGGTCGTCGTGGTCAAGACCCTGGTCGACGGTGACGTCGACGTCGAGGACCTGAAGGCCAAGATCGAGCAGCACCGCGACAACCTGTCGGTGCTGATGGTGACCTACCCGTCCACCCACGGCGTGTACGAGACCCAGATCACCGAGATCTGCGGCCTGGTGCACGAGGCCGGCGGCCAGGTCTACGTCGACGGCGCCAACCTCAACGCCCTGGTCGGCCTCGCCAAGCCGGGCAAGTTCGGCGCGGACGTCTCGCACCTGAACCTGCACAAGACCTTCTGCATCCCGCACGGCGGCGGCGGCCCGGGCGTCGGCCCGGTCGCGGTGCGCGCGCACCTCGCGCCGTACCTGCCGAACCACCCGCTGCAGGCGGAGGCCGGTCCGGCCACCGGTGTCGGTCCGATCTCGGCCGCCCCGTGGGGCTCGGCGGGCATCCTGCCGATCTCCTGGTCCTACGTCCGGCTGATGGGCGGCGAGGGCCTCAAGCGCGCCACCCAGGTCGCGGTGCTGAACGCCAACTACATCGCCAAGCGGCTGGCCCCGCACTTCCCGGTGCTCTACACCGGTCCCGGCGGCCTGGTCGCGCACGAGTGCATCATCGACCTGCGCCCGCTCTCCAAGGAGACCGGCGTGACGGTGGACGACATCGCCAAGCGCCTGATCGACTACGGCTTCCACGCGCCGACCATGTCGTTCCCGGTCGCCGGCACGCTGATGATCGAGCCGACCGAGTCCGAGGACCTGTACGAGATCGACCGGTTCTGCGACGCGATGATCGAGATCCGGGCCGAGATCGAGAAGGTCGGCTCGGGCGAGTGGGACGCCGACGACAACCCGCTGCGCAACGCCCCGCACACCGCCGCCACCCTGGCCGGCGACTGGGCGCACGGCTACTCGCGGCAGGAGGCGGTCTTCCCGGCCGGCGTGAACCCGGCGGACAAGTACTGGCCGCCGGTCGGCCGGATCGACGGCGCGTACGGCGACCGCAACCTGGTCTGCTCCTGCCCGCCGATGGACGAGTACGGCGTCTGA